GAAATTAAAGAACATAAATCCAGTAGCTTAAACAAGATGTCCAAATAAGAACATCCATGCCCAAACCGATAAACTATTCATACCAAAAGGGTTATATCCATTGATAAGTTGTGAAGAGTTTAACCATAAATAATCCCTTAACCAGCCCATCAAATAAGTGGAAGATTCATTAAACTGTGAAACGTTACCCTGCCATAATGTGATGTGCTTCCAATGCCAATAAAAAAGTAACCCATCCAATAGTATTTAACATCCAAAAAACTGCCAAATAAAACGTCCCATGCCGaaaatatcacaagtaccacctCGTCCTGGGCCATCGCACGGAAAACTATAACCGAAATCCTTTTTATCTGGCATTAACTTGGAACCACGTGCATCTAAAGCACCTTTTACTAAGATCAATGTAGTTGTATGTAAACCAAGAGCAATAGCATGATGAACCAAAAAGTCTCCAGGACCTATTGTTAAGAATAATGAATTACTATTTTCATTAACAGCATTTAACCAACCCGGCAACCAGATGCTTCGACCCGCATTGAATGCTGGGCCACTCGTTGAAGATAAAAGTACATCGAACCCATATGAAGTTTTACCATGAGCGGATTGTATCCATTGAGCAAATATAGGTTCAATCAAGATTTGTTTTTCGGGAGTACCAAAAGCAAGCATGAcgtcattatgaacataaaGTCCCAAAGTATGGAACCCTAGAAAGAGGCTGGCCCAACTTAAATGGGATATGATAGCTTCTTTATGGTCTAACATTCTTGCCAATACGTTATCCTCATTCTGTTCTGGATTGTAATCTCTAATGAAAAATATAGCTCCATGAGCAAAAGCTCCTGTCATGATGAATCCTGCGATATATTGGTGGTGGGTATATAATGCAGCTTGAGTAGTAAAGTCTTGTGCTATGAATGCATAAGCAGGTAAAGAGTACATGTGTTGAGCTACCAAAGTAATAACCCCTAAGAAGCTAGAGCAAGGCCTAATTGAAAATGAAGCAGATTGATTGGTGTCATAAAGACCCTTATGTCCCTTTAATCGTCCCCCGGAGGAATATGTGCATCTAAAAAGATCTTTTCCTTACTGTGCCCAATCCCAAAATTCAGACTACACCCGCTAAATGGCAAGAAAAATACTTCTAATAGCTAAATGGTGACCCAGGCAATATCAGTCAGCTATAAACTTTACGTTTGCGGATAAGAATCCCGAAGAGTTAGAATGGCAGTTCCCGCCCTTGGGCGGTACCAAATAAATGACTACTTGAGATCGGGGTTTTGAGCATAAATTCCATTGACCTGTAAAGTGGGCCTAACCCTTGGGGATGCGGTAATACATCTAAATTATTCCACCGAACGGACTCCCCTCTGGATGCAGGAATAGCAGCATGGACTAGTACCTGTCACAGCCAAGGAACACGCCAAAGTCAGGACAAATGATGATTCAGACGAGATTCGGCATTTTTGGACTCAGGAAACGCTCGGTTTCCATTTCGGTTAATAAGGTAAATCAACCTCCTATTAAGGATATGGcaaaaagaaataatagaaaaagaGCGCCAGTATAAAGATCTTCATTAGTGCGTAAACCGATTGTATACCACCACCGATAAAATCGATCAATTGCGAATAAGCGATATTCACTGGGCCGAGCACCCCTCGAGTAAAAGCTTCCACGGCCGGTTGACCAAAATGAGGATCCCCCAAATTGCATGAGCAATAGGTCTTACATGTAAAGGGGTCCTGTACCCACGACTCAAAACCCCTTGCCAAGCTACATGAAACAGATTTCCGGAAGTCCACAGAAAAATTATTGCTAATTGACCGAAGTGATAGCAAAAATATTCTGATAAAGACGTTCCTCAGTAATATCATCATGACTCTCGAAGTCATGTGCGGTAGCAATACCAAACCAAATACGACGAGTAGTGGGGTCCTGAGCTAAGCCTTGGCTAAACCTTGGAAATCGTAATGCCATAATGCTTTTCAAATCCTCCTAGCCATTATCCTACTGCAATAATTCTTGCTAAGAAGAATGCCCATGTTGTGGCAATTCCACCCAGAAGGTAATGGGTTACTCCTACAGCACGTCCTTGTATAATGCTCAAGGCTCTAGGCTGAGTAGCAGGAGCAACTTTTAATTTATTATGAGCCCAAACAATGGATTCAATAAGTTCTTGCCAATAACCACGCCCGCTGAATAGAAACATTAAACTGAAAGCCCATACAAAATGAGCACCTAGGAAAAAAAGACCATATGCAGATAACGAAGAACCATAAGATTGAATTACCTGAGATGCTTGTGCCCATAAGAAATCGCGGAGCCACCCATTAATAGTAATGGAACTCTGTGCAAAGTTTCCTCCAGTAATATGAGTTACTACCCCTTGATCACTTACACTGCCCCAAACATCTGACTGCATTTTCCAACTGAAATGGAATATTACTACCGAAATTGCATTGTACATCCAGAATAGTCCTAAGAAGACATGATCCCAGGCCGATACTTGACATGTTCCTCCTCTTCCAGGTCCATCACAAGGAAAACGAAAACCAAGATTTGCTTTATCCGGTATCAAACGGGAACTGCGAGCAAATAGAACACCTTTCAAGAGTATCAATACCGTCACATGAATCGTAAATGCATGAATGTGATGTACCAAGAAATCAGCGGTTCCTAATGGAATAGGCAACAAAGCCACCTTGCCACCCACTGCCACTAAATCACCACCCCCCCAAGTTAAACTGGTGCTTGCTGTTGCACCAGGGCCGTTCACCGGGTGCTAAAGCGGGGGTTTTTTTACCTTGGGGGGTTTGTAATTTAAAAGGGGGGGGAAAGGTATTTGCCTTTTCCCTTGGGAACCTATTTTGGGTATAAATTATGATTTACAAAAATGTGAATTATTTTAGGTGGGTTTATTTTGATCCGGGAAAAGAAATTTTTTCGTTTTCCGTGATTGGACCCTAATTTTAATATTCGGGATTAAAATTtcggtaattttttttaaagaataatGTTTGGACTTTAGGGTCTCAAAAAGGGGaaaccccccttttttaaactttttttaatgattttggTTTTCATTTTGCATTGGCcttttttccaattttatttttctggtttttaaaattttctattCAGGGacgtttttttcaaaaattgtccATCTTTGGGGtttcataataaaaaaaaattctccttATAGCCGGAAAGGGGGGTCTGGGGGTGCTTGGGATTTCCTTCTGGGTGGTGAAACATGGGCATTcttctttgaaattttcgtagggtAATGGCTGGAATTTGAAAAACGAAACATTTAAATTTCAGGTTTTAACGCTCAGGACCCCCCCCCTCGTCTATTTTTTTGGTGTCCCGCCATGACTTTGAGTCGTGATTATGGGGTCTTTATCAGAAAATTTTTTCTTTCCCCTTTGGTCAATTagcaaaaatttttttttggacccAAAACCACGGGAAGGGAAATTTTGGTCGGGCAAGGGCCCCTTTCATGTAAGACCCATTGCTCAAAATTTTACTCCAACCGTTTTTGGGGGCTCCCCAAAAGTTCCTTTGGGGTTTTTTTATGGTGGGTTAAAACGGTTTACGCAATGGAATTTATCTGGcgctctttttttttatttttttctgccAAAAATAGGAGGTTTTTTCCTACAACCCAATGAAACGAGCCGAAAAAATGCCCAATCTCGTTGAATCTTTTTCGGGTAAATAagtttttacaaggttaaattTTAAACCCCTTTGagggaaaaaattttttgatTATTACCCATCCCCAATTAGGTTTACAGGTCAATGGAATCTTTTCTCAAAACCCCCTTAATGTCATTTTGGGCCCCAAAGGCAATTCTCTTCTCGGGGTTCAAAACCAAAAAATGTATTCCCACCCCCCCTTTTATTTTCTGTTTGTCAAAAAGAACCAATTTCGGGGAAAATGAAACTTTTAAAGCCCTATCCAGGGAAATTGGAGCGTGAAATTAACCAAAAACAATCCCTCAATTAGCAGCTTCTTTAGAGTTATTACTTGGAGCTCAACAAAATTTACCTGCTTGCCATTCATAACCCTTCCAATGCATTATACCCGCATAATACGAGGATTCACAGACAGCCCTTTGCCATGGGCTATATTTTTATTGAAACAAACCAGGCATAAAGATATTATTAAGAATGTTAGATCATAAAGACTATCATATCTCATTATGGACCCCAAATTCCATCCAGGACTATGTTATAATGATGTCATGCTTCCTTTAACACTGGAACAATCTTGATTGAATTTCTCATGGTAAACGTCATGTAAACCATATGGAGTTCGACTTTCTATCTTCAAATGGCCAAATTCAATATTGCTCTGATTGCCAAAAAATGCTGTTAATGAAATAGTAATTCATTATTCTAACAAGGTCCTAATTTGGTATATGCATTGCTTTTTTAATCTACATTGATGATAAATTCTTTAATGCATGGATTAAATCCAATGAAAGATTTCGATAATTCCGTgcgataattttttttgtttttggctaagggtttttttggctttttgggTGTTTATTGGATGGGACTTTTATTCTAAACCCTAATAAACGGAATTTCACGGTTTTAATCTTCCCTTTTATGAAAGTGGGGTTTTATGGTTTCCCTTTTGGCATCaaggtaaaaccccttttaataatgttttgggGGATGgaaatttctcttgttttggGGTACTGGATTTATGTTCAATTTTTGGCGTGGAATTGGAGTTTTGGGAACTTTGATGAAAATTTTTCCTTGGCCCAATTTAACGGAAGAAAAAAATCCCCTTGCAAGCAAAATTGGTTTTTAAACTCCCTTTTGGGTTTAAAATTGCGGCTCTGTGCCTTCTCGGGGAAATTTAAACAATGTACCTCGTAATTATTTCTTTTTGACGGAAATCCCTTCTTTTCCATCTTTTGACGTATCATGGATACAAAGAATTCAACCGATGGGGAAAATTTGATTCAGAGGGAAGAAGGGCAAAAGGAAAATATCATTCGGTTTCGatccctaaaaaaaaaacccgggCAAAAGGAAATGGAAAGTTACAATCCCCCCAAACAACACGCCTTCTACTTTT
This region of Lycium ferocissimum isolate CSIRO_LF1 unplaced genomic scaffold, AGI_CSIRO_Lferr_CH_V1 ctg19413, whole genome shotgun sequence genomic DNA includes:
- the LOC132042959 gene encoding photosystem I P700 chlorophyll a apoprotein A1-like — translated: MASSSRLIPDKANLGFRFPCDGPGRGGTCQVSAWDHVFLGLFWMYNAISVVIFHFSWKMQSDVWGSVSDQGVVTHITGGNFAQSSITINGWLRDFLWAQASQVIQSYGSSLSAYGLFFLGAHFVWAFSLMFLFSGRGYWQELIESIVWAHNKLKVAPATQPRALSIIQGRAVGVTHYLLGGIATTWAFFLARIIAVG